Genomic window (Desulforapulum autotrophicum HRM2):
TTGCTGGATTCACTCCCCTGCCATACAAGCTTTTTACCATATCCGCAGGTGCCTTTGGTGTGGATTTTTTTGTTTTTGTTCTTGCTTCGGCCGTTTCAAGGACCCTGCGGTTCGCCCTCCTGGGCGGCCTGATATACTGGTTTGGACCCGGAATAAAACGGTTTATAGATCGCTATTTTAATCTTCTTGCCACGGTATTTACCCTGCTTCTTGTTGCAGGGTTTGTGGTCATAAAATATCTTGTTTAATCTGGATGGACCATGGCGCCACTAACAAAACCGGGGTTTGATTTCTGTTTTGATCCAAGGGCATGCGAAACCTGTAATAGTCTCTGCTGTAGGGGAGAACCCGGAAACATATGGGCCACGCGCCAGGAGGTCCAGGCCATTTGTGATCTGTTGAAGATCAACCTGATTGACGGTATTGAACGTTACTTCAGGAGGGTTGGGAACAGATTCTCCATCCGAGAGATTGTCCTGGACGATGATTGTCCGTGTGTGTTTCTTTTGCCGGAAAAAGGGTGCTCGATCTATGGGGCAAGACCTTCCCAGTGTCGAACCTTTCCCTTCTGGAAATATTTTAAAACCCGCGTGAACGAGTTGTGCGACGAATGTCCCGGTGTCACCCGGCTACCTTGACGTCTGGGGTTCACAGTTCTGGGAACCGCTCTTTCAGGAATTTGATAAAGGTTTTTGAAAGGGGAGACAGTGTTCGTTTACCATGTGTGGTAATGTAAAAACTTCTTTTGAGGTCAAGGCCCTCCACCGTCAATGCCTTGAGTCGACCTGAGGCCAGAAGATCGGCCACGGCAATGGTTGAGAGGATGGATATCCCGGCATTCCCCAGAATGGCCTGTATCATTGATGCCGTGTTTCCCATGGTGGCTATGATCCTTAGAGCCTTGGTGTTTAAACCTGCCTCTTCCATATTCCGGGTGATGGATCGCCAGGTCCCGGAGCCCTCTTCCCGTGCAAGAAAGGGCTCAGTCAAGAGCATATCCGGGGTCACCGAACTTCTGTCCGACCATTTGTGGGATGACGCAACTATGAGTTTCATCTCATCATCCACCAGTTTTTCCTGGGCAACAAGGGGGGATTTTACCCTTGCACCCACAATGCCCACCTCTATGTCGCCCTTGGTGATCTGGTTGATTATCTCTGCCGTGTCGCCTGCCACAAACGACAGGGAAACTTCGGGAAACGCCTGGGCAATGGGGGCGATCATTGCTGGAAGAATATAGCCCGACGGGATGGTGCTGCCGCCGATGACCAGGTGCCCCTTGCGTTTGCCAAGGAAGTCGGAGATGGCTGATTCTGTCTCATCCCTGAGCCTGAGCAGCCGTTTGGCATATGAAAATAGTAGTTCTCCCGCCTTGGTGGGAACGGTATTGCGCCCCATGCGGTCCATGAGGCGACATTCAAAATATTCTTCCAGTTCTTTGATGTGACTGCTCACCGTTGGCTGGGAGAGATGGATCACCTCTCCTGCCTTGGAAAAACTCTGCTGTTCCACCACATTGACAAACACTCTGAGTTGCCACAGGTCCATAGTTAACTCCCTTGTTTAAGGGGAAATTTTTCAAGCACTTTGAGCTTGATGGGTTGGGGAACCATGCCGGTGATGTCTCCGCCAAAGGTTGCCACTTCCTTGATGATGGACGAACTTGTAAAGATCCACCTGAGGCCTGTCATGAGAAATATGGTCTGGACATCACGATTAAGCCTTCGGTTCATGAGCGCCATCTGGAATTCATTTTCAAAATCTGAGATGGCCCGCATGCCTCGAACAATGGCAATAGCATTTTTTATTCGGGTGTAATCGACCAGAAGTCCATCAAAGGAATCGACCTCAAGATTTGGCTTACTGTTAAAACACGTCCGGATCATATCCACCCTCTCTTCAACGGAAAATAGCGAGCTCTTTTTGGGATTGTGCATCACTGACACGATCACCCGGTCAAAGAGTTTCAAAGCCCTGTCAATGATGTCCATGTGGCCGTTGGTCAGGGGGTCAAAAGAACCGGGATAGATGGCAATTTTCTCGTTGGTTTTCATATCTGTTCGTCCCTTTTACAAGATGAGTTCAGCGTTGTTCAGCGTTAAAAAGGTAATTTGTGTCTTTCCGTATTTCCTTTGATCGGTAATGTCAAGTTTTGAAATATTTATTCCCGGGTTTTCCTGGGCACCATGTTCGCAGACAACAAGGGCATTGTCGGCCAGAAGATCTATGAATTCGCTGTTTTCAAGTACTGCGTCAATAAGGCCTTTGCGGTAGGGAGGATCCATGAACACCAGGTCAAACTTTTTTGGACGAATCCGGGCGAGGGTGCCCGCCCGGGTCAGGTCATGTTGGATGACCGTTGTGCAATGTTCAAACTGTAAGAGGGCAATGTTTTTATTGATGACGGTGCAGGCTTCCCGGCTGTTGTCCACAAAGGTTGCAAACCCTGCATTGCGGCTTAATGCTTCCAGGCCAAGGGCACCTGTTCCTGCAAACAGATCAAGCACCCTTGCGTTGGCGATCCGCTGGGAGATGATGTTGAAGATTGATTCTCTGATCCGATCCAATGTGGGACGGGTCTCCAAGCCCCTGGGTGTGATAAGCTTTTTTCCCCTGTATTTACCGCTGATGATTCTCATTTATTTCTTTGTACTCCAACAGGGAGCATGCTTTGATCTACTCCTGCCCTGGCTGCCGCCGCTCCAAGGTCTCCCTTGGCCTCATCTATTTTTTTTCTGAAGAATTCTTTCTCAAACTGTTTTCTGGCCTGGTCCCAGTTGTTTACAGACAAAAGTTCCGACACCCTGTCTCCGCTTTTTTTCAAGGTGTTGTTGTAGGGCCTGGGGATTTCCCTGACTTTTATGGTCTCCTCCTGGACCATGATGGCAAGCCTTTCTATGAGGTTTTTAAGTTCCCTGACATTGCCTGGCCATTCATACTGAACGAGCATGGCCATGGCTTTGGAATCCATATTCTTGGGACCTTTAACCGATTTTTGGGCCGCAGCCTTTAAAAAGACGTCCACCAGCAGTGGAATGTCCTCCTTGCGTTCTCTCAGGGGCGGAACAGTGACCGGTATCACGTTGAGCCGGTAAAACAGATCTTCCCTGAAATTGCCCGCTGCAATCTCAGACGTGAGGTCCTTGTTAGTTGCTGCGATGATTCTGACGTCCACGCTCAAGGTTCGGCCGCCACCAATTCTCTGGAAAGTTTTTGACTCAATGGCCCGTAATATCTTTGCCTGGGTTTTAAGGTTCATGTCTCCGATCTCATCCAGGAAGAGGGTTCCTCCCGAGGCCAGTTCGAATTTGCCCTTGTTCTTTGCCGTGGCTCCCGGGAAGGCCCCTCGTTCATGGCCGAAGAGTTCACTGTCAATGGTCTCTTCAGGAATGGCGGCACAGTTGACAATAATGAAGGGTTCCTCAGGGCGGGTGCTGAACTGGTGAAGGGTTCTTGCCACAAGCTCTTTTCCGGTTCCGTTTTCCCCAGTGATGAGGATGCCGGCATCCGTGGGGGCAGAATTCATGATCTGGCGGTTGAGATTCTGGACGGCTGGGCTGAAACCGCTTATGGAGTGGCGCTCAATGGTCTTTTTGCGAAGGTAGCGGTTTTCCTCTTCAAGACGTCTGAAGTTGAGGGCGTTGTTAATGGTTACGATGATTTTGTCAATGGAGAGGGGCTTTTCAAGAAAGTCAAAGGCCCCTGATTTTGTGGCGTCCACAGCTGCCTCAATGGTACCATGACCGGTGATCATGACAACAGGCAGGTTGGGAAAATTCTTTTTTATCTCTTTTAAGGTTTCGATGCCGTCCATGCCCGGCATCCAGATGTCAAGAAGTACGATATCGGGAGATTCAGCTTCTATTTTTTTAAGGGCTTCATACCCGTTAAAGGCGTGGGAGACTTCAAAACCATCATCGGCGAGGATTCCCTCCAGGGATTCTATTATGGACGCCTCATCATCAACGATTAAAATTGCTGGATACATCTTTTCTCCTTAATCAGCGGGGGCAGGCATGAAGCCTGTTCCCTAAGCCGGAAGCTCAATGATGAATCTTGCTCCGACGGGTTGGTTGTCCTGTACTCGAATCATGCCCTTGTGATCGGTGATTATCGAGCTGACAATGGCAAGCCCCAGTCCCATTCCCGATTTTTTGGTGGAAAAGTAGGGCTCAAAGAGCCGGGTTTTTTCCTCATCGGAGATGCCCTTTCCATTGTCGGCAATCTCGATCCTGACAATGGAGAGGATGGGGTCAAACAATATATCGATATTTATTTTTCCCTGCTTGTTAATGGCGGCAACCGCATTATCAAAGAGGTTGATAAATGCCTGCTTCATTTGCTGCCGGTCAAGGTTAATGGCTGGAAGGTCACCGGAAACAGCGGTTGTGATCTCCACGTTTTCAAGTCCCTCCTGGTAAAGGGCCACGGTTTCATCAAGAATCTCTTCAATTCTGCAAGGTTTGGCATTGGTGTCTGGAAAGCGTGCAAAGGTTGCAAATTCGTTGACAAGGTTTCGAATCAGATCAACGTGAACAACGATCATTTCCGTGCATTTGTCAAACACCTCTTCATTGATGGTTTTGGAGTATCTTCGCTTTAAACGCTGGGCTGACAGCTTGATGGGGGTGAGCGGATTTTTTACCTCATGGGCGATTCTTCGTGCAACCTCCCGCCATGCAGCCATGCGCTGGGCCTTTTCAAGCTCGGTCAGGTCGTCAAAAACCATGACAACCCCCATGTTTTCATTGGTGTCACTCTTGAGGGCATTAAAGTGAACGGCAAAATGTCTGGGGCTGCCGTTGATGGTTGCTGACAGCGGAAAGGCCACGCTTTCTGTTGCAAATGAGACGGTGTCGGCAATCTTTTTGGCGATGGCCAGGTGGTCGCCCCGGATGATCTCCTTGTAATTGCGGTTAAGTGTTTCAACGGCATCCATGTCAAGCATGGTTTCGGCAGCCTTGTTGATGGTTGTGATTACCCCGGTGTTGGACAGCGAAATCACCCCGGCTGAGATGTTTTTAAGGACAATTTCCATGTACTGGCGGCTTTTTTCGATTTCAATGTTCTGCAGGCGCATGGTTTTTTCGGAACTGGCAAGTTTTTCCCGGCCCAGTGCAAGTTCCCTTGTCATGGAGTTGAATGAATTCACCAGGGTGCCAAGCTCGTCGTCGGATTGAAAATCGATCTGGTAGTTTAGATCCCCCTGGGTGACCCGCTGGGTCCCTTCGGCAAATTTCATCAGGGGAATGGTGATGGATTTTGCCAGATAAAACCCAAACCACACGGCGCAGAAAATCACCAGAAGCGCCACAATGGAGAGGGCGATGTAGTTGGAAATCTGAACCGGGCGTTTGATCATCTTGAGCTGCTGATACTCCTCAGCGCCCCTTGAAATGGATGCCAGATCCTGGGACAGGTCCTGGGAGATAAGGGCTGTGACCACAAGAAAGGCGTCGCTTTTCTGGGGGTCAC
Coding sequences:
- a CDS encoding YkgJ family cysteine cluster protein, yielding MAPLTKPGFDFCFDPRACETCNSLCCRGEPGNIWATRQEVQAICDLLKINLIDGIERYFRRVGNRFSIREIVLDDDCPCVFLLPEKGCSIYGARPSQCRTFPFWKYFKTRVNELCDECPGVTRLP
- a CDS encoding selenium metabolism-associated LysR family transcriptional regulator, which codes for MDLWQLRVFVNVVEQQSFSKAGEVIHLSQPTVSSHIKELEEYFECRLMDRMGRNTVPTKAGELLFSYAKRLLRLRDETESAISDFLGKRKGHLVIGGSTIPSGYILPAMIAPIAQAFPEVSLSFVAGDTAEIINQITKGDIEVGIVGARVKSPLVAQEKLVDDEMKLIVASSHKWSDRSSVTPDMLLTEPFLAREEGSGTWRSITRNMEEAGLNTKALRIIATMGNTASMIQAILGNAGISILSTIAVADLLASGRLKALTVEGLDLKRSFYITTHGKRTLSPLSKTFIKFLKERFPEL
- the coaD gene encoding pantetheine-phosphate adenylyltransferase gives rise to the protein MKTNEKIAIYPGSFDPLTNGHMDIIDRALKLFDRVIVSVMHNPKKSSLFSVEERVDMIRTCFNSKPNLEVDSFDGLLVDYTRIKNAIAIVRGMRAISDFENEFQMALMNRRLNRDVQTIFLMTGLRWIFTSSSIIKEVATFGGDITGMVPQPIKLKVLEKFPLKQGS
- the rsmD gene encoding 16S rRNA (guanine(966)-N(2))-methyltransferase RsmD, with the translated sequence MRIISGKYRGKKLITPRGLETRPTLDRIRESIFNIISQRIANARVLDLFAGTGALGLEALSRNAGFATFVDNSREACTVINKNIALLQFEHCTTVIQHDLTRAGTLARIRPKKFDLVFMDPPYRKGLIDAVLENSEFIDLLADNALVVCEHGAQENPGINISKLDITDQRKYGKTQITFLTLNNAELIL
- a CDS encoding sigma-54-dependent transcriptional regulator, translating into MYPAILIVDDEASIIESLEGILADDGFEVSHAFNGYEALKKIEAESPDIVLLDIWMPGMDGIETLKEIKKNFPNLPVVMITGHGTIEAAVDATKSGAFDFLEKPLSIDKIIVTINNALNFRRLEEENRYLRKKTIERHSISGFSPAVQNLNRQIMNSAPTDAGILITGENGTGKELVARTLHQFSTRPEEPFIIVNCAAIPEETIDSELFGHERGAFPGATAKNKGKFELASGGTLFLDEIGDMNLKTQAKILRAIESKTFQRIGGGRTLSVDVRIIAATNKDLTSEIAAGNFREDLFYRLNVIPVTVPPLRERKEDIPLLVDVFLKAAAQKSVKGPKNMDSKAMAMLVQYEWPGNVRELKNLIERLAIMVQEETIKVREIPRPYNNTLKKSGDRVSELLSVNNWDQARKQFEKEFFRKKIDEAKGDLGAAAARAGVDQSMLPVGVQRNK
- a CDS encoding sensor histidine kinase translates to MVKDKTNSNPNSPSWERARRKREGTLILAILFTVGLLTYAETRITGFDTGFPVSSTVLMFILINTNLLLLLALILLVFRNLAKLYYEKKSKILGTKLKTRLVAAFVTLALVPTTVLFFFSIHFITTSIAFWFNAPVEQALENSLSVGRQLYGYVEEKNCFFAKRATFQIHSQKLLAPKNSKELSRYVQVVQRAFNLDGIEIYTPDARRTTLSLSKELKNSYFGILTADELMNIHEGKTSRTISGNVEGGETIRTITTIPFGGDPQKSDAFLVVTALISQDLSQDLASISRGAEEYQQLKMIKRPVQISNYIALSIVALLVIFCAVWFGFYLAKSITIPLMKFAEGTQRVTQGDLNYQIDFQSDDELGTLVNSFNSMTRELALGREKLASSEKTMRLQNIEIEKSRQYMEIVLKNISAGVISLSNTGVITTINKAAETMLDMDAVETLNRNYKEIIRGDHLAIAKKIADTVSFATESVAFPLSATINGSPRHFAVHFNALKSDTNENMGVVMVFDDLTELEKAQRMAAWREVARRIAHEVKNPLTPIKLSAQRLKRRYSKTINEEVFDKCTEMIVVHVDLIRNLVNEFATFARFPDTNAKPCRIEEILDETVALYQEGLENVEITTAVSGDLPAINLDRQQMKQAFINLFDNAVAAINKQGKINIDILFDPILSIVRIEIADNGKGISDEEKTRLFEPYFSTKKSGMGLGLAIVSSIITDHKGMIRVQDNQPVGARFIIELPA